A region from the Acyrthosiphon pisum isolate AL4f chromosome A1, pea_aphid_22Mar2018_4r6ur, whole genome shotgun sequence genome encodes:
- the LOC100168172 gene encoding uncharacterized protein LOC100168172 isoform X5, with translation MTTTAAAEASKLDRTDPRVRKLVYNMYRNVLGNYNDKANAMLDALPEHQVTQDQGIDRQLSSILHQIGVKDLAAGDMSAPPPPAPPPLQYSGGTTQGGPPPPPPPPMLHSGHIPAIRIKTELNEPREIPSTIQNAMATKDKKPFTYLPGGLDLSEIRSPRMQRRLERNAQTPPSPEQVPQKSPDYQQQQEVKPNFEHKPVCNVRPASERVCLLPQVQHQPQLNKSPTPWMQKAAQIQPSPAPWTQNKKEYVDQVDKSEERVVPVRVEINKQIPTQPLKNNTNHSYDSEPIQGRSFKVLQQITEPKGMLYDGTQPYNSQSLPLSELRKLQLSDDDRSFMNRVKSQVPMDSNYKQSVPINNYVSVEPIESKMYVPPSERPVGSEPHKYTGGSIPSRSFRMLQAMTGQNNEEEEQQQQNDLQNLQSHTPYPFLCPEFWQHYNYLKEFHDWHCTGSESVTDQQQYHEDHQQQQYHHNPHHQQQQQQYKQQQPIIQQSVQTGVASAAETTVAYAGHVLNTIAEEEAADDENVCSPYSDDTDSSDCEVTVTVKLPSKKAAAETKVGGAVQEQAKASSPVDFWQQINDSAGVPADTSTSDSGDECSDDGEPSDVVCQPENLLQKPSGADCPTENLLHKPSGVVCQPENLLQKPSDAACPPDDEEVGDCRQPSDREDDDADSGITTTSSADMASRPTSDKDVIDSGRIEGVSVGSKKYQRTCTHSRLFDFLQRDDDDDDDDDDDDGADSSNGANSSNGTDGRNKPPQSCTSGYSSAATTPSTPSAVGRSRTYESDLARTEYDSYYKSWEYACPYFGYDILPSKAFKTIVAACKSPTTAAAGTTTRFKCPKIPNGEDGS, from the exons ATGACTACTACAGCTGCCGCCGAAGCGTCAAAATTGGACCGTACCGATCCCAGAGTGCGAAAACTTGTGTACAACATGTACAGAAACGTTTTGGGGAATTATAACGATAAAGCCAACGCTATGTTGGACGCGTTGCCGGAACACCAGGTGACCCAAGACCAAGGGATCGATCGACAGCTATCCAGTATATT GCATCAAATAGGAGTGAAAGACTTAGCCGCTGGAGATATGTCCGCACCACCCCCGCCAGCGCCACCACCACTGCAATATTCTG GAGGAACAACTCAAGGCGGTCCACCTCCACCACCGCCTCCACCAATGTTGCACAGTGGACACATTCCAGCTATTAGAATAAAAACTGag CTGAATGAACCTAGAGAAATACCATCTACCATACAAAATGCAATGGCTACCAAAGACAAAAAACCATTTACGTATCTTCCAGGTGGATTAGACTTGAGCGAGATCAGAAGTCCTCGAATGCAAAGGCGCTTAGAAAGAAATGCCCAGACTCCACCTAGCCCGGAACAAGTACCTCAAAAATCTCCTGACTATCAGCAACAACAAGAGGTGAAACCAAACTTTGAACATAAACCAGTGTGTAACGTGCGACCTGCCTCGGAAAGGGTATGCCTGTTGCCCCAAGTTCAGCATCAACCTCAGCTGAATAAGTCGCCCACTCCTTGGATGCAAAAGGCTGCACAAATTCAACCCTCTCCAGCTCCGTggacacaaaacaaaaaagaataTGTTGATCAg gtTGATAAATCAGAAGAACGAGTTGTACCCGTGCGAgttgaaattaataaacaaataccaaCACAACCATTGAAGAATAATACAAACCACTCGTATGATTCTGAACCGATACAAGGACGTTCATTTAAAGTGCTCCAACAAATTACCGAGCCAAAAG gcaTGCTTTATGATGGTACTCAGCCCTATAACAGCCAGTCTTTACCCTTATCGGAACTCAGAAAGTTGCAGTTAAGTGATGACGACCGATCTTTCATGAACAGGGTTAAATCTCAAG TTCCGATGGATAGCAACTACAAACAATCGGTACCGATAAACAATTACGTATCAG TAGAACCTATAGAATCCAAAATGTATGTACCACCGTCAGAGAGACCTGTCGGCTCAGAACCGCATAAGTATACCGGTGGCTCTATACCATCCAGATCATTCAGGATGTTACAAGCTATGACTGGCCAAAATAACG aAGAAGaagaacaacaacaacaaaatgacTTACAAAACCTGCAATCGCATACCCCTTATCCTTTTCTCTGTCCCGAATTTTGGCAACATTACAATTATCTAAAGGAATTTCACGACTGGCACTGCACCGGTTCTGAGTCTGTGACAGATCAGCAACAATACCACGAAGACcaccaacaacaacaatatcaCCACAACCCCCAccaccaacaacaacaacaacaatataaacaaCAACAACCCATAATACAGCAATCGGTGCAGACTGGCGTCGCGTCGGCGGCAGAAACCACCGTGGCGTATGCCGGCCACGTGTTGAACACCATCGCCGAAGAAGAAGCCGCCGACGACGAGAACGTCTGTTCACCGTACAGCGACGATACCGACTCAAGCGACTGCGAAGTGACGGTGACGGTGAAATTGCCGTCGAAGAAAGCTGCCGCCGAGACAAAGGTGGGTGGGGCAGTACAAGAACAGGCGAAGGCTAGTTCGCCGGTGGACTTTTGGCAGCAAATTAACGACAGTGCAGGTGTGCCGGCCGACACGTCTACGTCGGACAGCGGAGACGAGTGTTCGGATGACGGAGAGCCTTCGGACGTCGTTTGTCAGCCGGAGAACTTGCTGCAGAAGCCGTCGGGCGCCGATTGTCCTACGGAGAACCTGTTGCACAAGCCGTCGGGGGTCGTTTGTCAGCCGGAGAACCTGCTGCAGAAGCCGTCGGACGCCGCTTGTCCACCGGACGACGAGGAGGTCGGCGACTGCCGCCAACCGTCGGATCGCGAAGACGATGACGCCGATTCGGGCATCACGACGACATCGTCGGCCGACATGGCGAGCCGACCGACCTCCGACAAAGACGTGATCGATAGTGGCAGAATCGAAGGCGTCAGCGTCGGTTCAAAGAAATACCAAAGAACGTGCACGCACTCGCGACTCTTCGATTTCTTGCagcgcgacgacgacgatgacgacgacgacgacgacgatgacggtGCAGACTCCAGCAACGGTGCGAACTCCAGCAACGGTACGGACGGGAGAAACAAACCGCCGCAGTCATGCACTTCCGGTTATTCATCGGCGGCCACCACACCGTCCACGCCTTCGGCGGTCGGCAGGAGCCGGACTTACGAATCGGATTTGGCCCGGACGGAATACGACAGTTACTACAAGAGTTGGGAGTACGCATGCCCATACTTCGGATACGATATACTGCCGTCGAAGGCGTTCAAGACCATCGTGGCGGCCTGCAAGTCCCCGACTACTGCAGCCGCGGGCACCACCACCAGGTTCAAGTGTCCCAAAATTCCTAACGGAGAAGACGGATCTTAA
- the LOC100168172 gene encoding uncharacterized protein LOC100168172 isoform X3, producing the protein MTTTAAAEASKLDRTDPRVRKLVYNMYRNVLGNYNDKANAMLDALPEHQVTQDQGIDRQLSSILHQIGVKDLAAGDMSAPPPPAPPPLQYSGGTTQGGPPPPPPPPMLHSGHIPAIRIKTELNEPREIPSTIQNAMATKDKKPFTYLPGGLDLSEIRSPRMQRRLERNAQTPPSPEQVPQKSPDYQQQQEVKPNFEHKPVCNVRPASERVCLLPQVQHQPQLNKSPTPWMQKAAQIQPSPAPWTQNKKEYVDQVDKSEERVVPVRVEINKQIPTQPLKNNTNHSYDSEPIQGRSFKVLQQITEPKGMLYDGTQPYNSQSLPLSELRKLQLSDDDRSFMNRVKSQANNVDTENPRYRGGSIPSKIFKVLENSVPMDSNYKQSVPINNYVSVEPIESKMYVPPSERPVGSEPHKYTGGSIPSRSFRMLQAMTGQNNEEEEQQQQNDLQNLQSHTPYPFLCPEFWQHYNYLKEFHDWHCTGSESVTDQQQYHEDHQQQQYHHNPHHQQQQQQYKQQQPIIQQSVQTGVASAAETTVAYAGHVLNTIAEEEAADDENVCSPYSDDTDSSDCEVTVTVKLPSKKAAAETKVGGAVQEQAKASSPVDFWQQINDSAGVPADTSTSDSGDECSDDGEPSDVVCQPENLLQKPSGADCPTENLLHKPSGVVCQPENLLQKPSDAACPPDDEEVGDCRQPSDREDDDADSGITTTSSADMASRPTSDKDVIDSGRIEGVSVGSKKYQRTCTHSRLFDFLQRDDDDDDDDDDDDGADSSNGANSSNGTDGRNKPPQSCTSGYSSAATTPSTPSAVGRSRTYESDLARTEYDSYYKSWEYACPYFGYDILPSKAFKTIVAACKSPTTAAAGTTTRFKCPKIPNGEDGS; encoded by the exons ATGACTACTACAGCTGCCGCCGAAGCGTCAAAATTGGACCGTACCGATCCCAGAGTGCGAAAACTTGTGTACAACATGTACAGAAACGTTTTGGGGAATTATAACGATAAAGCCAACGCTATGTTGGACGCGTTGCCGGAACACCAGGTGACCCAAGACCAAGGGATCGATCGACAGCTATCCAGTATATT GCATCAAATAGGAGTGAAAGACTTAGCCGCTGGAGATATGTCCGCACCACCCCCGCCAGCGCCACCACCACTGCAATATTCTG GAGGAACAACTCAAGGCGGTCCACCTCCACCACCGCCTCCACCAATGTTGCACAGTGGACACATTCCAGCTATTAGAATAAAAACTGag CTGAATGAACCTAGAGAAATACCATCTACCATACAAAATGCAATGGCTACCAAAGACAAAAAACCATTTACGTATCTTCCAGGTGGATTAGACTTGAGCGAGATCAGAAGTCCTCGAATGCAAAGGCGCTTAGAAAGAAATGCCCAGACTCCACCTAGCCCGGAACAAGTACCTCAAAAATCTCCTGACTATCAGCAACAACAAGAGGTGAAACCAAACTTTGAACATAAACCAGTGTGTAACGTGCGACCTGCCTCGGAAAGGGTATGCCTGTTGCCCCAAGTTCAGCATCAACCTCAGCTGAATAAGTCGCCCACTCCTTGGATGCAAAAGGCTGCACAAATTCAACCCTCTCCAGCTCCGTggacacaaaacaaaaaagaataTGTTGATCAg gtTGATAAATCAGAAGAACGAGTTGTACCCGTGCGAgttgaaattaataaacaaataccaaCACAACCATTGAAGAATAATACAAACCACTCGTATGATTCTGAACCGATACAAGGACGTTCATTTAAAGTGCTCCAACAAATTACCGAGCCAAAAG gcaTGCTTTATGATGGTACTCAGCCCTATAACAGCCAGTCTTTACCCTTATCGGAACTCAGAAAGTTGCAGTTAAGTGATGACGACCGATCTTTCATGAACAGGGTTAAATCTCAAG CTAATAATGTAGACACAGAAAACCCAAGATATAGAGGCGGCTCTATACCTTCCAAGATATTCAAAGTTTTGGAAAATAGTG TTCCGATGGATAGCAACTACAAACAATCGGTACCGATAAACAATTACGTATCAG TAGAACCTATAGAATCCAAAATGTATGTACCACCGTCAGAGAGACCTGTCGGCTCAGAACCGCATAAGTATACCGGTGGCTCTATACCATCCAGATCATTCAGGATGTTACAAGCTATGACTGGCCAAAATAACG aAGAAGaagaacaacaacaacaaaatgacTTACAAAACCTGCAATCGCATACCCCTTATCCTTTTCTCTGTCCCGAATTTTGGCAACATTACAATTATCTAAAGGAATTTCACGACTGGCACTGCACCGGTTCTGAGTCTGTGACAGATCAGCAACAATACCACGAAGACcaccaacaacaacaatatcaCCACAACCCCCAccaccaacaacaacaacaacaatataaacaaCAACAACCCATAATACAGCAATCGGTGCAGACTGGCGTCGCGTCGGCGGCAGAAACCACCGTGGCGTATGCCGGCCACGTGTTGAACACCATCGCCGAAGAAGAAGCCGCCGACGACGAGAACGTCTGTTCACCGTACAGCGACGATACCGACTCAAGCGACTGCGAAGTGACGGTGACGGTGAAATTGCCGTCGAAGAAAGCTGCCGCCGAGACAAAGGTGGGTGGGGCAGTACAAGAACAGGCGAAGGCTAGTTCGCCGGTGGACTTTTGGCAGCAAATTAACGACAGTGCAGGTGTGCCGGCCGACACGTCTACGTCGGACAGCGGAGACGAGTGTTCGGATGACGGAGAGCCTTCGGACGTCGTTTGTCAGCCGGAGAACTTGCTGCAGAAGCCGTCGGGCGCCGATTGTCCTACGGAGAACCTGTTGCACAAGCCGTCGGGGGTCGTTTGTCAGCCGGAGAACCTGCTGCAGAAGCCGTCGGACGCCGCTTGTCCACCGGACGACGAGGAGGTCGGCGACTGCCGCCAACCGTCGGATCGCGAAGACGATGACGCCGATTCGGGCATCACGACGACATCGTCGGCCGACATGGCGAGCCGACCGACCTCCGACAAAGACGTGATCGATAGTGGCAGAATCGAAGGCGTCAGCGTCGGTTCAAAGAAATACCAAAGAACGTGCACGCACTCGCGACTCTTCGATTTCTTGCagcgcgacgacgacgatgacgacgacgacgacgacgatgacggtGCAGACTCCAGCAACGGTGCGAACTCCAGCAACGGTACGGACGGGAGAAACAAACCGCCGCAGTCATGCACTTCCGGTTATTCATCGGCGGCCACCACACCGTCCACGCCTTCGGCGGTCGGCAGGAGCCGGACTTACGAATCGGATTTGGCCCGGACGGAATACGACAGTTACTACAAGAGTTGGGAGTACGCATGCCCATACTTCGGATACGATATACTGCCGTCGAAGGCGTTCAAGACCATCGTGGCGGCCTGCAAGTCCCCGACTACTGCAGCCGCGGGCACCACCACCAGGTTCAAGTGTCCCAAAATTCCTAACGGAGAAGACGGATCTTAA
- the LOC100168172 gene encoding uncharacterized protein LOC100168172 isoform X2, producing MTTTAAAEASKLDRTDPRVRKLVYNMYRNVLGNYNDKANAMLDALPEHQVTQDQGIDRQLSSILHQIGVKDLAAGDMSAPPPPAPPPLQYSGGTTQGGPPPPPPPPMLHSGHIPAIRIKTELNEPREIPSTIQNAMATKDKKPFTYLPGGLDLSEIRSPRMQRRLERNAQTPPSPEQVPQKSPDYQQQQEVKPNFEHKPVCNVRPASERVCLLPQVQHQPQLNKSPTPWMQKAAQIQPSPAPWTQNKKEYVDQVDKSEERVVPVRVEINKQIPTQPLKNNTNHSYDSEPIQGRSFKVLQQITEPKGMLYDGTQPYNSQSLPLSELRKLQLSDDDRSFMNRVKSQVDDDKFLHNETDPRYKGASIPSRSFRMLQTLTNSAPVPMDSNYKQSVPINNYVSEPIESKMYVPPSERPVGSEPHKYTGGSIPSRSFRMLQAMTGQNNEEEEQQQQNDLQNLQSHTPYPFLCPEFWQHYNYLKEFHDWHCTGSESVTDQQQYHEDHQQQQYHHNPHHQQQQQQYKQQQPIIQQSVQTGVASAAETTVAYAGHVLNTIAEEEAADDENVCSPYSDDTDSSDCEVTVTVKLPSKKAAAETKVGGAVQEQAKASSPVDFWQQINDSAGVPADTSTSDSGDECSDDGEPSDVVCQPENLLQKPSGADCPTENLLHKPSGVVCQPENLLQKPSDAACPPDDEEVGDCRQPSDREDDDADSGITTTSSADMASRPTSDKDVIDSGRIEGVSVGSKKYQRTCTHSRLFDFLQRDDDDDDDDDDDDGADSSNGANSSNGTDGRNKPPQSCTSGYSSAATTPSTPSAVGRSRTYESDLARTEYDSYYKSWEYACPYFGYDILPSKAFKTIVAACKSPTTAAAGTTTRFKCPKIPNGEDGS from the exons ATGACTACTACAGCTGCCGCCGAAGCGTCAAAATTGGACCGTACCGATCCCAGAGTGCGAAAACTTGTGTACAACATGTACAGAAACGTTTTGGGGAATTATAACGATAAAGCCAACGCTATGTTGGACGCGTTGCCGGAACACCAGGTGACCCAAGACCAAGGGATCGATCGACAGCTATCCAGTATATT GCATCAAATAGGAGTGAAAGACTTAGCCGCTGGAGATATGTCCGCACCACCCCCGCCAGCGCCACCACCACTGCAATATTCTG GAGGAACAACTCAAGGCGGTCCACCTCCACCACCGCCTCCACCAATGTTGCACAGTGGACACATTCCAGCTATTAGAATAAAAACTGag CTGAATGAACCTAGAGAAATACCATCTACCATACAAAATGCAATGGCTACCAAAGACAAAAAACCATTTACGTATCTTCCAGGTGGATTAGACTTGAGCGAGATCAGAAGTCCTCGAATGCAAAGGCGCTTAGAAAGAAATGCCCAGACTCCACCTAGCCCGGAACAAGTACCTCAAAAATCTCCTGACTATCAGCAACAACAAGAGGTGAAACCAAACTTTGAACATAAACCAGTGTGTAACGTGCGACCTGCCTCGGAAAGGGTATGCCTGTTGCCCCAAGTTCAGCATCAACCTCAGCTGAATAAGTCGCCCACTCCTTGGATGCAAAAGGCTGCACAAATTCAACCCTCTCCAGCTCCGTggacacaaaacaaaaaagaataTGTTGATCAg gtTGATAAATCAGAAGAACGAGTTGTACCCGTGCGAgttgaaattaataaacaaataccaaCACAACCATTGAAGAATAATACAAACCACTCGTATGATTCTGAACCGATACAAGGACGTTCATTTAAAGTGCTCCAACAAATTACCGAGCCAAAAG gcaTGCTTTATGATGGTACTCAGCCCTATAACAGCCAGTCTTTACCCTTATCGGAACTCAGAAAGTTGCAGTTAAGTGATGACGACCGATCTTTCATGAACAGGGTTAAATCTCAAG TTGACGATGATAAATTTTTACACAACGAAACGGACCCTCGTTACAAAGGTGCGTCGATTCCATCTAGAAGCTTTCGAATGTTGCAAACATTAACGAACTCTGCACctg TTCCGATGGATAGCAACTACAAACAATCGGTACCGATAAACAATTACGTATCAG AACCTATAGAATCCAAAATGTATGTACCACCGTCAGAGAGACCTGTCGGCTCAGAACCGCATAAGTATACCGGTGGCTCTATACCATCCAGATCATTCAGGATGTTACAAGCTATGACTGGCCAAAATAACG aAGAAGaagaacaacaacaacaaaatgacTTACAAAACCTGCAATCGCATACCCCTTATCCTTTTCTCTGTCCCGAATTTTGGCAACATTACAATTATCTAAAGGAATTTCACGACTGGCACTGCACCGGTTCTGAGTCTGTGACAGATCAGCAACAATACCACGAAGACcaccaacaacaacaatatcaCCACAACCCCCAccaccaacaacaacaacaacaatataaacaaCAACAACCCATAATACAGCAATCGGTGCAGACTGGCGTCGCGTCGGCGGCAGAAACCACCGTGGCGTATGCCGGCCACGTGTTGAACACCATCGCCGAAGAAGAAGCCGCCGACGACGAGAACGTCTGTTCACCGTACAGCGACGATACCGACTCAAGCGACTGCGAAGTGACGGTGACGGTGAAATTGCCGTCGAAGAAAGCTGCCGCCGAGACAAAGGTGGGTGGGGCAGTACAAGAACAGGCGAAGGCTAGTTCGCCGGTGGACTTTTGGCAGCAAATTAACGACAGTGCAGGTGTGCCGGCCGACACGTCTACGTCGGACAGCGGAGACGAGTGTTCGGATGACGGAGAGCCTTCGGACGTCGTTTGTCAGCCGGAGAACTTGCTGCAGAAGCCGTCGGGCGCCGATTGTCCTACGGAGAACCTGTTGCACAAGCCGTCGGGGGTCGTTTGTCAGCCGGAGAACCTGCTGCAGAAGCCGTCGGACGCCGCTTGTCCACCGGACGACGAGGAGGTCGGCGACTGCCGCCAACCGTCGGATCGCGAAGACGATGACGCCGATTCGGGCATCACGACGACATCGTCGGCCGACATGGCGAGCCGACCGACCTCCGACAAAGACGTGATCGATAGTGGCAGAATCGAAGGCGTCAGCGTCGGTTCAAAGAAATACCAAAGAACGTGCACGCACTCGCGACTCTTCGATTTCTTGCagcgcgacgacgacgatgacgacgacgacgacgacgatgacggtGCAGACTCCAGCAACGGTGCGAACTCCAGCAACGGTACGGACGGGAGAAACAAACCGCCGCAGTCATGCACTTCCGGTTATTCATCGGCGGCCACCACACCGTCCACGCCTTCGGCGGTCGGCAGGAGCCGGACTTACGAATCGGATTTGGCCCGGACGGAATACGACAGTTACTACAAGAGTTGGGAGTACGCATGCCCATACTTCGGATACGATATACTGCCGTCGAAGGCGTTCAAGACCATCGTGGCGGCCTGCAAGTCCCCGACTACTGCAGCCGCGGGCACCACCACCAGGTTCAAGTGTCCCAAAATTCCTAACGGAGAAGACGGATCTTAA
- the LOC100168172 gene encoding uncharacterized protein LOC100168172 isoform X1 — MTTTAAAEASKLDRTDPRVRKLVYNMYRNVLGNYNDKANAMLDALPEHQVTQDQGIDRQLSSILHQIGVKDLAAGDMSAPPPPAPPPLQYSGGTTQGGPPPPPPPPMLHSGHIPAIRIKTELNEPREIPSTIQNAMATKDKKPFTYLPGGLDLSEIRSPRMQRRLERNAQTPPSPEQVPQKSPDYQQQQEVKPNFEHKPVCNVRPASERVCLLPQVQHQPQLNKSPTPWMQKAAQIQPSPAPWTQNKKEYVDQVDKSEERVVPVRVEINKQIPTQPLKNNTNHSYDSEPIQGRSFKVLQQITEPKGMLYDGTQPYNSQSLPLSELRKLQLSDDDRSFMNRVKSQVDDDKFLHNETDPRYKGASIPSRSFRMLQTLTNSAPVPMDSNYKQSVPINNYVSVEPIESKMYVPPSERPVGSEPHKYTGGSIPSRSFRMLQAMTGQNNEEEEQQQQNDLQNLQSHTPYPFLCPEFWQHYNYLKEFHDWHCTGSESVTDQQQYHEDHQQQQYHHNPHHQQQQQQYKQQQPIIQQSVQTGVASAAETTVAYAGHVLNTIAEEEAADDENVCSPYSDDTDSSDCEVTVTVKLPSKKAAAETKVGGAVQEQAKASSPVDFWQQINDSAGVPADTSTSDSGDECSDDGEPSDVVCQPENLLQKPSGADCPTENLLHKPSGVVCQPENLLQKPSDAACPPDDEEVGDCRQPSDREDDDADSGITTTSSADMASRPTSDKDVIDSGRIEGVSVGSKKYQRTCTHSRLFDFLQRDDDDDDDDDDDDGADSSNGANSSNGTDGRNKPPQSCTSGYSSAATTPSTPSAVGRSRTYESDLARTEYDSYYKSWEYACPYFGYDILPSKAFKTIVAACKSPTTAAAGTTTRFKCPKIPNGEDGS; from the exons ATGACTACTACAGCTGCCGCCGAAGCGTCAAAATTGGACCGTACCGATCCCAGAGTGCGAAAACTTGTGTACAACATGTACAGAAACGTTTTGGGGAATTATAACGATAAAGCCAACGCTATGTTGGACGCGTTGCCGGAACACCAGGTGACCCAAGACCAAGGGATCGATCGACAGCTATCCAGTATATT GCATCAAATAGGAGTGAAAGACTTAGCCGCTGGAGATATGTCCGCACCACCCCCGCCAGCGCCACCACCACTGCAATATTCTG GAGGAACAACTCAAGGCGGTCCACCTCCACCACCGCCTCCACCAATGTTGCACAGTGGACACATTCCAGCTATTAGAATAAAAACTGag CTGAATGAACCTAGAGAAATACCATCTACCATACAAAATGCAATGGCTACCAAAGACAAAAAACCATTTACGTATCTTCCAGGTGGATTAGACTTGAGCGAGATCAGAAGTCCTCGAATGCAAAGGCGCTTAGAAAGAAATGCCCAGACTCCACCTAGCCCGGAACAAGTACCTCAAAAATCTCCTGACTATCAGCAACAACAAGAGGTGAAACCAAACTTTGAACATAAACCAGTGTGTAACGTGCGACCTGCCTCGGAAAGGGTATGCCTGTTGCCCCAAGTTCAGCATCAACCTCAGCTGAATAAGTCGCCCACTCCTTGGATGCAAAAGGCTGCACAAATTCAACCCTCTCCAGCTCCGTggacacaaaacaaaaaagaataTGTTGATCAg gtTGATAAATCAGAAGAACGAGTTGTACCCGTGCGAgttgaaattaataaacaaataccaaCACAACCATTGAAGAATAATACAAACCACTCGTATGATTCTGAACCGATACAAGGACGTTCATTTAAAGTGCTCCAACAAATTACCGAGCCAAAAG gcaTGCTTTATGATGGTACTCAGCCCTATAACAGCCAGTCTTTACCCTTATCGGAACTCAGAAAGTTGCAGTTAAGTGATGACGACCGATCTTTCATGAACAGGGTTAAATCTCAAG TTGACGATGATAAATTTTTACACAACGAAACGGACCCTCGTTACAAAGGTGCGTCGATTCCATCTAGAAGCTTTCGAATGTTGCAAACATTAACGAACTCTGCACctg TTCCGATGGATAGCAACTACAAACAATCGGTACCGATAAACAATTACGTATCAG TAGAACCTATAGAATCCAAAATGTATGTACCACCGTCAGAGAGACCTGTCGGCTCAGAACCGCATAAGTATACCGGTGGCTCTATACCATCCAGATCATTCAGGATGTTACAAGCTATGACTGGCCAAAATAACG aAGAAGaagaacaacaacaacaaaatgacTTACAAAACCTGCAATCGCATACCCCTTATCCTTTTCTCTGTCCCGAATTTTGGCAACATTACAATTATCTAAAGGAATTTCACGACTGGCACTGCACCGGTTCTGAGTCTGTGACAGATCAGCAACAATACCACGAAGACcaccaacaacaacaatatcaCCACAACCCCCAccaccaacaacaacaacaacaatataaacaaCAACAACCCATAATACAGCAATCGGTGCAGACTGGCGTCGCGTCGGCGGCAGAAACCACCGTGGCGTATGCCGGCCACGTGTTGAACACCATCGCCGAAGAAGAAGCCGCCGACGACGAGAACGTCTGTTCACCGTACAGCGACGATACCGACTCAAGCGACTGCGAAGTGACGGTGACGGTGAAATTGCCGTCGAAGAAAGCTGCCGCCGAGACAAAGGTGGGTGGGGCAGTACAAGAACAGGCGAAGGCTAGTTCGCCGGTGGACTTTTGGCAGCAAATTAACGACAGTGCAGGTGTGCCGGCCGACACGTCTACGTCGGACAGCGGAGACGAGTGTTCGGATGACGGAGAGCCTTCGGACGTCGTTTGTCAGCCGGAGAACTTGCTGCAGAAGCCGTCGGGCGCCGATTGTCCTACGGAGAACCTGTTGCACAAGCCGTCGGGGGTCGTTTGTCAGCCGGAGAACCTGCTGCAGAAGCCGTCGGACGCCGCTTGTCCACCGGACGACGAGGAGGTCGGCGACTGCCGCCAACCGTCGGATCGCGAAGACGATGACGCCGATTCGGGCATCACGACGACATCGTCGGCCGACATGGCGAGCCGACCGACCTCCGACAAAGACGTGATCGATAGTGGCAGAATCGAAGGCGTCAGCGTCGGTTCAAAGAAATACCAAAGAACGTGCACGCACTCGCGACTCTTCGATTTCTTGCagcgcgacgacgacgatgacgacgacgacgacgacgatgacggtGCAGACTCCAGCAACGGTGCGAACTCCAGCAACGGTACGGACGGGAGAAACAAACCGCCGCAGTCATGCACTTCCGGTTATTCATCGGCGGCCACCACACCGTCCACGCCTTCGGCGGTCGGCAGGAGCCGGACTTACGAATCGGATTTGGCCCGGACGGAATACGACAGTTACTACAAGAGTTGGGAGTACGCATGCCCATACTTCGGATACGATATACTGCCGTCGAAGGCGTTCAAGACCATCGTGGCGGCCTGCAAGTCCCCGACTACTGCAGCCGCGGGCACCACCACCAGGTTCAAGTGTCCCAAAATTCCTAACGGAGAAGACGGATCTTAA